DNA from Aphelocoma coerulescens isolate FSJ_1873_10779 chromosome 4A, UR_Acoe_1.0, whole genome shotgun sequence:
ctgggggggagctggAGATGCAGCAGTTCGTAAACTGCATTTGGGAGAGGGATGAGGTGTTAAGGGATAGGGGGGTGGAAGAGGGAACAGCTGGGGGGGGGATCGCCCTGTGCCCCTGCTTTCAAACCAGCTCCGTGTTCCAGGTGGACAGGCGCCAATCCTGCCTCTTCTTGGCTTTTTCCTTGGAATTTCAGAGGGCTTTCAGAACAATAAAGAGAGCCAGGCCAACACCTGCAGGTGCTGATTTGGTTTGGAGGAACAGGGAGAATTCACTCCCTCTCCTCATCCTTCTTTAGCATAATGGCTTCAAGCCTTGATTTCTCGAACTGGAAATGTGTTATTTCATCGGGAATAAAACAatattctccctttttttcaaGGATTCTGGCGGATAGTGCCTCACCCGAGCCATGGCCACGCGCCTCAGAGCGGTGAGTTGGGGCCTGACGCGGTGCTTTGGGAAGATTTGTCTTGCAGAAACAAATTCATAAACGTTCTGCACATCACTAGGGAAGACACGAGGCTGACCCCGCATTAATGAACATTCTGGGGAGAAAACCTGATTTTTCCAAGGTATAATTTGGATAGGTTGCACTCCTACTTTAAAATCAATGTGGGCGTGCGTAGCTTGGCTTGCTATGAATATTATCCTGTGCAATGTCGAATCATGGAGAGTTTATTATAAAGTTATTTATagttgtggctgctccatccctgcgagtgtccaaggccaggttggacggggcttggagcaacctgggctggaGGGGGTGGAAtaaaatgagctttaaggtccctcccaacccaaaccagggGTTCTGTGATTCCTCTGAAGCCTCGGCAGTGCTCTGAGGTTCAGAGGCAGAGGGCAGCATTCTGCTGCTGTAAAACTTCACTTCAGGCACATCTCGGAGCAGTTTGGGTGCTCCTGGTTCGTGGAGAGTGCCCTGGGATCAGGGAATGCCAGGGAATTCCAcctttggggtggaagggacccgGTGGGAAAGGGTACaggggaaggcaagggaaaaggGCAGTGGAAGGGAGTGAGTGCCTTTTGAGGAGAAGCTGGAACAGTTTCTGTCCCCTCAGCAGCTGTCCCCCCTCAGACTGAATCCCTCCATCCTCACCACACCGCATCCCAAAGGGCCATGTCCGCTCGTTTtcggaacacttccagggatggggcctccagagctccctgggcagcccctgccagggcTTGGCCActcttccagtgaagaaatgttcccaatatccaccctgagcctcccctggcccagcctgaggccgttccctctcctcctgtccctgttccctggcagcagagcccgacccccccggctgccccctcctgtcagggacttgtgcagagccacaaggtcccccctgagctcctttgctccaggctgagccctttcccagctgctcctcacaggatttATGCTCCAGACCCCGATCAGACTCCCCTTTGCGTGGCCCATCCTGAATAAAAGGTTGTGCTTTGATGTAGCTCAGGGAACTGCTCGGATTTCTCCTGTGCATAACCCAGCACTTGGCAGCAGAACCTTTGCTTGAGGATGTGCCCTGCAAAGCTTGTGAACAGTGGCTGTCTTTGTGTGGCTCGGGGGTGCAGGCTCCCTCAGGGACCCCTGCAGAGGTGGGGGCTGTGTTACAGCCAGGAGTGAAACTGTTCCCAGCCAGCACAGAGCATTCTTTGTGTAAAAGCTCCCTCACACTCAGGGCCTGGCTGTTCTGTGCTGGCAGTGAGGCCTTTGGTCTCAGTCTAGTCAGATGAGTGGCCAGGCTGAAGTCTGTTAATTAGTGACTGCAATCATTGATTTACAGAgcttaaggaaaaaggaaggaagaactAATGACTGAGAATTAGTCCCTGCCTTTACCTGGTTGCTTTCTTGGCTCTGAGTGTCACAGGCTCTGAGAGTGGTGATGGTTTTAACACTCTGCATTAGTGGTGCCAGGAGGCTGAAACACATCCCAGAATCATCCCAGAGTGgtctgggttgggagggaccttaaaactcatccagtgccacccctgccatggcagggacacctcccactgtcccaggctgctccagcctggccttgggcacttccagggatccaggggcagccacagcctctctgggcaccctgtgccagggcctgcccaccctcacaggggggaattccatcccaatatcccacctaacctTGCCCTTGGGCAGTgcaagccattccctgtgtcctgtccctgcatGCTGTTGTAAACagcctctctccatctttcttgccGACTCCCTTCAAATTCTCTTTGCTTCACCATCCAGGCCGAGTTTGTGGAGGCCAatcctctttcccttccctcctccctgagCCTCTTGGTTGTGAGGATGAGGATTTCCCCTTCCAAAATCCAACCAGAGTGTCTGCACTCAGGACTCCCTGTGACAGCACCGAGCTTTGATGGCCCAATTCAAACTCCTCCAGTGCAGCTGCTGAGTAGTTGAGCAGAATTCCAGCTCGTTGAGATCCAGGGAGGCTCAGGTCAGTTTGCTGGTGTGTCCCTGCCTGTTGAGgagctgtcccctgtccctgcaggctggagctggcaggagctgcaCCGTGATCGGGGGCTCGGGGTTCCTGGGGCAGCACAtggtggagcagctgctggccaAGGGCTACAGCGTCAACGTCTTCGACATGCACAAGAGGTTTGAGAGTGACCAGGTGACCTTCTTCCAGGGAGACCTGTGTGACAAGGAGGTGAGGGAAGGGCACAGGCAGGTcttgcacctggggaggaacaaccctgggcaccaggacaggctggggatgacctgctggagaaggagctggggtcctggtggacaacaacctctccatgagccagcagtgtggccTGGGGGCACGAAGGAcagggggatcctggggggcgTTGGGAGGAGCTTTGCTGAGAGGTTGGGGAGGGTGTTTGTGCAAGCACTGAGCCTTGCCTGAAGCACTGGAACCCCCGGAGGCCCTGCCCAGGTTGTCAGAGGGGGTGCAGATGTGTCCCCCCAACCCTTCCCTGTGGTGTATCCCCAGCACTTTTCCTTGGAAGCCTCTGAAGGGAGCAGATCTGGTGTCAGATGTCTGgcttctgctgggagctggaaagAACGGGACTGGTTCATGCtaatgctgtgcattgctgTTAGCTGAGATTCACAGGGTAATTACAGCCCCTGCGCTAATTGCAGGGGCTCTCTCAGCTCCATGAGAAAGGCACAGCTCATATTCCCaacagccagggcaggaggagtGGGAGCCTTGGCCAAGGCCTGCGTGAGCCATGTGGGAGATGACTCTGGGACAGTCCCCTGCACTCAGCCCGTGCCACGGGGAACTTGGAGCCTGCTGCTTCCTCAGTGCCCCAACTCCAGGTAGTCCTGAGCCTCGTGCCTGCACTTGGGAATtgcagggagctcagcctggacagcctccagctctggggaagCTCCCAGGATCTCTCTGGAAGGAAGACAGGATGTGGCGTGCAGTGAGGCCAGGACATTGTGGAGATCCTGGCTGccaaccccatcccagctgcccACCTTTACAGAGGGACCAGGACTTGAAATGCAGCTGTTCCCATGAAGAGAAGAGCTGGTTTCTTTCCCTCCTGGTGATTGACACTTTACTGTGCTGTAAATCAAGTCCCTctggatgggagagaatttactgaaagtccttgcaaggagtttcaaagataaacccagacttttccttgagtttcaatgcttccagatagttgtttattaagtcttaccAGAGAAACAGAGCCACTaacgtgacccaggtacagcatagaaggaagaaaagtaggagtgagTCTAATtgtcaagatttacacagccttttaaagatattttaaccagtagttactaaaaacgtacattattttcactttcctaccaattattcagtaacacgggcaggaactgcggaattttctatccagttattccaaactacttttcctgcagaacatggagtggtagaagaaggagaagaaggtttagagaacaacaacaatcctccatgttgatattttttactcttaccTATTTACTACacagagaagcccaaaacctctacaTTTTTCACCCTGTGCCAATCTCACCTCGTCGTCCATCACCTCATTCCCACCACTGCATTTCCTGATTCTTGTCTGAccgttggtaattttttccaaggtttgaagctaaACCAGTGCtgtccaggggggtaagaacccctCAAAGCAGGCAGAGGAATCCTCTCGGCCCTCGGGGTCCCCGCAGTGACTTTCCCCCTGCCAGTGGCTTTGCCCCAGTGCCGAGTCCCCGCTGCTCTCCtgcaggccctgctgccagccctgcgaGGCGTGGCCGTGGTGTTCCACTGTGCATCGCCAGCGCCCGCCAGTGACAACAGGGAGCTCTTCTACAGGGTGAACTTCATGGGAACCAAGGCAGTCATTGAGGCCTGCAGAGAAGCTGGAGTGCAGGTGAGGCGAGGCTGGAACGGCccagggaggctgggagaggctgGTGGACTTTGTCACCATCACAGGCTGGTGCCAGCCTCGtttgggaggggacagagggctCTGAGATAATGAATTCCCACTTATTCCATCAAAACCAGTGCAGGAGAGACTCTGTGGTCTCCTGCTTAGCGTGAACTCAATCCCTGTTTGCCACAGGAAGCCACACTGGGATGTCCATTAAAAAGCCATTAAAATGTCCCCCTAGCTGGGAGTCACCCTGCGAGAGGAGCACCTCACAAGtggctttttcctgctttcctaAGGGGATAGGCCTGGAGATGGCTGTTCCAGCAGTGGGAATGTTCCTTGCTGTGGAATGAGGAGGAACACCCTTGTGCCATAATCTCGGTGTCGTTTGGTTTAGGAAGTGAATTGCCCACAAAAGAAAGAGCCTGAGGAAGCCAGGCTGCTGTCCAGCAGCCTGGAATTGAAGGTTACATTTTCTCCTTAGGTTATTTGGATATCCCATAAATTAGGTTATTTGGATATCCCATAAATTTTCGtttaaattcatttatttcatttcttttaaatttattgATTCATCTATTAGATTCATTTCATCTAAATCATCCCACAAAAACACCCaaggtttctttttttgggtTAACCTACTGTGACCTATTACTGTCAAGATGAGCAAATCTTTGTTAAAAACACTGGGTGTTGGGTGCTCCAAGCCTCTGGTTTTCCTGGAGAAGTTGCCCCTGGATTGAGTGCCTTGGGTGTTTGTTGGAATGTTTTAATCTCCTTCAGGTAGCACTAAATGGTGGGACAGAATGAATTTAAAAGGGGAATTCTCTCACCTGCAGTTTCTGTTCATCTTCTGCTAGACTCAGCTTATTTTCTGTAAGATCAGTTGCTTAAAtatcattattatcattattatcttTACTCACCCTTTGTAAATAACGACCCTTTTATTTTAGGCTTTAACCACCGGTTTTCTCCCCTGTCTCCTGCAGAAATTGGTGTTAACCAGCAGTGCCAGTGTAGTTTTTGAGGGCACAGACATAAAAAATGGCTCAGAAGACCTCCCCTATGCACAAAAACCTATTGATTACTACACAGAAACCAAGATCCTGCAGGAGAAGGTATTTGGCAATGGTTAAATTGTTACTTTTTGATGTAGTCACTtaataaaaagagaataaaatcaAGCTGTGGCACGAATTGCCAGAGAGGCTGAAGGCAATCCGGTGTGACACCGCAGAGGTGGTTCCAGGACTGCCAGAGGTGTCACTGCCATGGAAGAGCTGTGGGATAATCCCAGTCCTCACCTGCCACAGCTTTGGTTTAAGAGCAGTTGGGGGGAGttttttgtcttctctgctTCTTTCCTTGATTTGCAGCCTGAGTTTAGAGTTGGGAATGTGAACAAGGAGATGAGGTGGGAGCGTGGCCTGAGCTGAGAGGGGCACAGGCCGTTCCTGAAAATATTAATGTTCAAAAAGATCTCCAGACATCTGAGAGCTCacagccttggacacttgcacagcagcagcacctgctctgGCTCCTGTTCTTACTGCTGCAGCATCTGTGGGTCAAATGTGGGATAGCAGTGCTTTCAATCAAAGGAGCAGAGCTTTTTGGGATCCTTCTCCCATGGCTTGCATTTCAGTTGTGGGAAGAATCCGTGCTTTTTGTGCCAGCAGAATTGAGAGTCCCTTCCACGCTGCTGCTGACGGTGTGAGAGCCTTGAAGGATTTTCCTCCAAAAGagcttaattaattttaattgtgAAAACATCTGTTCCTTCACCAGCACTTTGCAGGAACTGGTAAAGGGgaagctgaggagcagcaatcAAGGGTAGCCCGAATGCTGGTGATTATGGCTTTGTTTTGGGGGAAACTGAAAGGATTCCGAGGGCTTTTGTCTGTGCCTCCTCCACAGAAATTCCAGCAGCTGTTGGAAATGAGCAGAACATGTTGTTTAGGAGCTCCCAGGAGAATGAAATCTCCTCCAGAGTTGCTGaatgtgctgctggagctgccagggagatgGGATCACCCCCTCCTGAGGCAGATCcaggggggctgggctgggaatggctgcTGGGAGGGACAGAGATGGAATTCCTGAGTgtcctcctttgctccagctgtgcacaAGGAGTTCATGGGGTGAAGGAGCTTGGACAGCTCCTCTGGCAAAGCCTTCCCTTCCTTTGTCAATTCGTTGAGTGCTCAGCCATAAAAACTgatttttgtctggttttcttctcAAGGAGAAGTGGCAGagatgggaaggaaggaaggatcaCCTGGAAAGACAGGAGGGGATAATAATCCTTCCATGGGTTCCTTCCCAAGGAGAtggggaccccccagccccttTAAGGATCATCTTGGGACGCGTTGCTGagctcctttttccttcctgactttgtcctcctctttccctgcaGGAGGTGCTCAGTGCCAATGACCCAGACAACAATTTCTTCACCACTGCAATCCGTCCCCACGGAATATTCGGTCCCAGAGACCCTCAGCTGGTTCCCATCCTCGTCCAGGCAGCTCAGAGTGGCAAAATGAAGTTCATCATTGGGTGAGCAGGGCCCAGGCAttgcagagctggggcagaaTCAGTGCTGGATCACAAAGCCCTTCTGGAAGGGAACAAAAGGAAATCActtgtgtttcttttatttgtcaCTTTTGatccccttttctttccttaaaaatcCTGTGTTAGGGGCTCATTCCCTGCCATGATGAGTGCCCATAATGCCAAAGGAATATCCATGAGGAAGGCTGGCATGCCTTGAGCTGTCTGAAGAGCTGTGCTGCTAATATGAGGAAGCTCAGATTTTATCATAATTAACTTGCTGTTAATTTAATTAATACGCACTTGTGGTACTTGAGGTTCTGGCAATTAAAATCCCTATGAAGTATGAAATGCTAAAAGTATTGTAACATTTCTGATTACCAGATCAGAGGCATTTGCCTTCTTATTGAGCCTTAGAGCTTCTAGTGGAGccctggaatttcagagcaCAGCAACTGAAACTCTTCCTTGCTCTGAAATCCCAgtggtggaacaagatgagctctaagctcctttccagcccaaaccattccctgattcTCTGATTGGCTGGACTCTGGAAAGTGATAAGCAGATTAATTTTCGGGGCCTGTGTAGAAACAGATCTCACACAGTGAGTTAAACCTGATCCAGCTGAGGCTGAAGGTGGCTTCTTGGGGGAGTCAGAATTCCTTGAGCCGAGCAATTCCTGATTGGAAGTTTGTCCTTAAGTGACACTCTCTGTGCTTGTCACCCCTCTGCCTCTGTTCTGCTTCTGTGGATCACTGCTGATCCCCAGACCTGCAGGGTCTGCAGCTCCCAGGCTTTTGGCAGCTTGGGAGGTTTAAAAacggtgctgctgcaggaatggcagctctgctgggagctgggacaaCAGCAACCCTCCCTTCTCCAAAATACCTGAGGGTAGTCCCACCCTCTGCCAGGGTATGGCCTGGAATGGCAGCaccagggagaaggaaagggacaCTTGGGATAAGTTTATCCCGGGTGAAAGTCCTCCCTTTTGCCACGAGCACATTTTCAGCCCGGCTTGTCTTGGGGCTGAACTTCCTTTTCTGTGTGCAGGGATGGGAAGAACCTGGTGGATTTCACCTACGTGGAGAACGTGGTCCATGGGCACATCCTGGCTGCAGAGAAGCTGCACAAAGGCTCTGCCCTGTGTGGCAAggtgagaggggaggggaggggagggaagggaagggatccCCAGCCTCTCCTGATTCCTGAGTGTCCCAGGCATCCGTCCTGCAGGGGAGGGGAGCTCCAGGTTCTGTGGTGGCCACCTGGGCTGAGCTGGATATCCTTAATGGATATCCTTAATTTCCTGCTGTGAAACTCCTTGTGAGGGGCAATCCAGGCAGAACTGGGGGAGCCACGAGGTACACGTGGAAACACAGGAGCCTTTAGGGTGCACTTCTGAACAGGAGgaacttttccagcttttcGTGGTCCCGCCGTGCTCTGGGCACTCTGAGGTGTTTTAACCTGTTGGGTCTGTGCTGTGCCATCAGTTTGGTTGACACTTCTGAGGAATCCTGGCCTCTGAAGTGCTGGAAGTAGCTGGTTTGCTTGGAAAAGCAGGGATTCCCTCCTCTTCACACAGAGGTGGGCAGTGCAAAGCAGTTTGTCAGGACAGTGGGGGTCATGTcctgtgcaggagcaggagaTAGGCCATCACAGAGCCAGACCTGGGAAATCCACCATGGCTTTAACTCCTggcttctcctctccctctcttccaGGCCTTTCACATCACCAATGATGAACCAATTCCCTTCTGGACGTTCATGTCCCGGATCCTGACCGGCCTGGACTACGACCCTCCCAAGTACCACATCCCCTACTGGCTGGCCTAttacctgtccctgctgctgtccctgctgctggccctgctcaggcccCTGGTGACCATCAAGGCCACCTTCACGCCCATGAGGGTGGCCCTGGCTGGGACCTTCCACTACTACAGCTGTGAGAGGGCCAAGAGGGCCATGGGCTACAGCCCCGTGGTGAGCCTGGACGAGGCCATCGCCAGGACAGTGCAGAGCTACCCCGGCCTGCGCCGGGCCCGGGCctgacagccctgcctggagctTCTCCTGCTTCATTCCCATCACTACTGACAGCTCAACGTGGAGCAAATGTCACCAATCCCCAGGAATTTGGAGTTGTCCTGAaatttctctccctcctcctcctcctcctccttctcgcCATTCCCTCGTGTGGGAGCTGTGCTAAGAGTTTGTTTCTTGGATGTGACTTTTGTttggaaacagctgctgaactctCTGGGCTGTGAATAAACACCCTGCTGTGCCCTCTTCAATCCCAGGCAGGCACACCAGCATTCCTGctctcctctccccaccctTGTCCCGTGTTTTGTTGCTCTGGTGACAGCAGCCACCCCTTCCCAGAGCTGCGGGCTGGGTAACAAACACTTCCCATGGCTGGCTCCCCTCTGGGCTTTGGCTTTGCTCTCCACAAGAGAGCCCCGTGCCAAAAAGGAGTTCTGCCACCATCTCTTAACTCATTGCAGCTCCTttggttttccttctgtgaTTAGGGGGTGTTCTGTGATTAGGGCTTCTCACTGAGGCAGCAGAAGGAACCCATGAGGAGCGGGTTCCTTTGGCCATGCAGGGTTTATTTCTGTCCCAAAAGAACCCAAATAAATCCCACAGAGATGACTTCCCAGCCTTGTGTCCCATCTCTGAAAGGGCAGATCCCACTCTCAGCACAAACAGGATTTTCGTGATTCCCTGTTGGGGGCAGAGATCTTTGggagctgcctgacagcagccccagcactgtcTCACCACAACCCCCTTCCCACAAGATCTGCACTGagctcctcct
Protein-coding regions in this window:
- the NSDHL gene encoding sterol-4-alpha-carboxylate 3-dehydrogenase, decarboxylating isoform X3: MATRLRAGRHEADPALMNILGRKPDFSKAGAGRSCTVIGGSGFLGQHMVEQLLAKGYSVNVFDMHKRFESDQVTFFQGDLCDKEALLPALRGVAVVFHCASPAPASDNRELFYRVNFMGTKAVIEACREAGVQKLVLTSSASVVFEGTDIKNGSEDLPYAQKPIDYYTETKILQEKEVLSANDPDNNFFTTAIRPHGIFGPRDPQLVPILVQAAQSGKMKFIIGDGKNLVDFTYVENVVHGHILAAEKLHKGSALCGKAFHITNDEPIPFWTFMSRILTGLDYDPPKYHIPYWLAYYLSLLLSLLLALLRPLVTIKATFTPMRVALAGTFHYYSCERAKRAMGYSPVVSLDEAIARTVQSYPGLRRARA
- the NSDHL gene encoding sterol-4-alpha-carboxylate 3-dehydrogenase, decarboxylating isoform X1 → MATRLRAAGAGRSCTVIGGSGFLGQHMVEQLLAKGYSVNVFDMHKRFESDQVTFFQGDLCDKEALLPALRGVAVVFHCASPAPASDNRELFYRVNFMGTKAVIEACREAGVQKLVLTSSASVVFEGTDIKNGSEDLPYAQKPIDYYTETKILQEKEVLSANDPDNNFFTTAIRPHGIFGPRDPQLVPILVQAAQSGKMKFIIGDGKNLVDFTYVENVVHGHILAAEKLHKGSALCGKAFHITNDEPIPFWTFMSRILTGLDYDPPKYHIPYWLAYYLSLLLSLLLALLRPLVTIKATFTPMRVALAGTFHYYSCERAKRAMGYSPVVSLDEAIARTVQSYPGLRRARA
- the NSDHL gene encoding sterol-4-alpha-carboxylate 3-dehydrogenase, decarboxylating isoform X2 gives rise to the protein MATRLRAALLPALRGVAVVFHCASPAPASDNRELFYRVNFMGTKAVIEACREAGVQKLVLTSSASVVFEGTDIKNGSEDLPYAQKPIDYYTETKILQEKEVLSANDPDNNFFTTAIRPHGIFGPRDPQLVPILVQAAQSGKMKFIIGDGKNLVDFTYVENVVHGHILAAEKLHKGSALCGKAFHITNDEPIPFWTFMSRILTGLDYDPPKYHIPYWLAYYLSLLLSLLLALLRPLVTIKATFTPMRVALAGTFHYYSCERAKRAMGYSPVVSLDEAIARTVQSYPGLRRARA